A genome region from Pseudomonas pergaminensis includes the following:
- a CDS encoding CDP-glycerol glycerophosphotransferase family protein: protein MFTALGKMFREWQGLQAFKRVPREERTLVFYSEGRGYWTYFESIYNALQASHSTPILYVTSAENDPLLENPLPGMRAFYIGEGSMRTLFFATLDTDVLLMTMPDLQSFHIKRSPFSVHYAYLHHSIVSTHMIYRPAAFDHFDSILCVGPHHIEETRAREKLLDLPRKVLVKHGYGRLDMILESGRQGPPERYGAPFQVLVAPTWGENGLIERHGLDAIKPLIDAGLKVVLRPHPRTRKLAPAKLDEIVAHYQHEPRFRLDEDSDATTSLLDSDIMLSDWSGAALEFSLGLERPVIFVDVPRKILNSEYPAIGIEPIEVQARRQLGIVVPTDELAELGGIACAMAADSKKWQETASDRRRGWVYNVGQSGETAAAYLVSLIK from the coding sequence ATGTTCACTGCATTGGGCAAAATGTTTCGGGAGTGGCAAGGCTTACAAGCTTTCAAACGTGTTCCACGCGAAGAACGCACATTGGTGTTCTACTCCGAAGGACGCGGATACTGGACCTACTTCGAGTCTATTTATAACGCACTCCAAGCGAGTCATAGCACTCCGATTCTGTATGTAACGTCAGCCGAAAACGATCCACTCCTGGAAAACCCGCTGCCGGGAATGCGCGCGTTCTACATTGGCGAGGGCAGCATGCGAACACTGTTCTTTGCCACTTTGGACACAGATGTGCTGTTGATGACAATGCCGGATTTGCAGAGTTTTCATATCAAGCGATCGCCATTTTCGGTCCATTATGCATACTTGCATCACTCGATCGTCAGCACCCATATGATTTATCGGCCAGCCGCATTTGATCATTTTGATTCAATCCTATGCGTGGGTCCTCACCATATTGAAGAAACCAGAGCTAGGGAGAAGCTGCTCGATCTGCCCCGAAAAGTGCTTGTAAAGCACGGTTACGGACGCCTGGATATGATCCTAGAGAGCGGCCGCCAAGGCCCTCCCGAGCGTTACGGAGCACCCTTCCAGGTGCTGGTTGCGCCGACATGGGGCGAAAATGGCCTTATTGAGCGTCACGGACTGGATGCAATCAAGCCACTGATCGATGCAGGCTTGAAGGTTGTACTACGCCCCCATCCTCGCACCCGCAAACTGGCGCCGGCAAAACTTGATGAAATCGTCGCACATTATCAGCATGAACCGCGATTTCGCCTGGATGAGGATAGCGATGCCACCACCTCTCTGCTCGATTCGGATATCATGCTCAGCGACTGGTCCGGTGCGGCCTTGGAGTTTTCGTTGGGGCTGGAGCGCCCGGTCATATTTGTAGATGTTCCACGCAAAATACTGAACTCAGAGTACCCAGCAATCGGTATTGAACCGATTGAAGTGCAAGCACGCAGGCAACTAGGCATCGTGGTCCCAACGGATGAGTTGGCAGAACTGGGGGGCATCGCGTGCGCCATGGCTGCTGATTCAAAAAAATGGCAAGAAACGGCGAGCGATAGACGTCGAGGCTGGGTTTATAACGTAGGGCAAAGTGGCGAAACAGCCGCTGCTTATTTGGTTTCCTTAATTAAATAA
- a CDS encoding gamma-glutamyl-gamma-aminobutyrate hydrolase family protein (Members of this family of hydrolases with an active site Cys residue belong to MEROPS family C26.), whose amino-acid sequence MRVAITQRVERIPGYAEQRDCLDQRWTTLMEELGIDLVPVPNGMSSVDGWFERQNIAGLVLSGGNDLTHLPGAANASPERDKTETTLLSKAMAMSLPVLAVCRGMQMLNHFLGGSLTRLSGHANGAHAIFVSDQTPLMGEYREVNSFHTWGIQPEDLAENLLAQAWAHDGSIEAFIHTQLPWTAIMWHPERPSANPTRDAKLIRQLFFSKDTPCV is encoded by the coding sequence ATGCGTGTTGCAATCACACAACGTGTTGAACGAATCCCTGGGTACGCCGAACAACGTGACTGTCTCGATCAGCGCTGGACGACCCTCATGGAAGAACTGGGTATCGATCTGGTGCCGGTGCCTAATGGGATGTCTTCGGTAGATGGATGGTTCGAGCGCCAAAATATTGCCGGCCTTGTATTAAGCGGCGGAAACGATCTCACACACCTTCCCGGCGCAGCAAACGCCTCACCGGAACGCGATAAGACCGAGACCACACTTTTATCCAAAGCCATGGCAATGAGCCTACCTGTATTGGCAGTTTGTCGTGGGATGCAGATGCTTAATCATTTTCTGGGCGGTAGCCTCACGCGCCTTTCCGGCCATGCTAACGGCGCTCACGCCATATTCGTGTCAGACCAGACCCCGTTAATGGGAGAGTATCGAGAGGTGAACAGCTTCCATACTTGGGGAATTCAACCAGAAGACCTGGCAGAGAACTTGCTTGCTCAAGCTTGGGCACATGATGGCTCCATCGAGGCATTTATTCACACTCAGCTCCCCTGGACAGCCATTATGTGGCATCCGGAGAGACCTTCCGCTAATCCGACTCGTGATGCGAAACTAATTCGCCAGCTCTTCTTCAGTAAGGACACACCATGCGTGTAA
- a CDS encoding LapA family protein: protein MRGVKRVVVLLMTLVVALVVLAFVLENRQGVSLSFFGFITGEMPVSVFVVVALIIGMLIGPLLSMWMPKPRRKPTPAART from the coding sequence ATGCGTGGGGTTAAGCGAGTTGTTGTGTTGCTGATGACTCTGGTGGTTGCGTTGGTGGTTCTCGCGTTTGTATTGGAAAACCGGCAGGGTGTGTCTTTGTCATTCTTTGGCTTCATCACGGGTGAGATGCCAGTATCGGTGTTTGTGGTCGTGGCGTTGATTATCGGCATGTTGATAGGCCCGCTGTTGAGTATGTGGATGCCTAAGCCACGTCGTAAGCCCACTCCCGCAGCGCGCACCTAG
- a CDS encoding Wzz/FepE/Etk N-terminal domain-containing protein, which produces MSSSFRAPPVRSSDEIDFVALSKFLSRQKKLLLFITLGCGLIAVCYAFLATPTYKISAVLRPAAINDLDALNRSEVYQLPPVDALLKVGAALESYETRLAFFRANQKLFEPFVRPGQTLEQSFEAFNRNSIHLILPDTDRKNSLTTFVKLEMSYPKGIDGVAILNGFVDYAIGIEREQISADLDVIVKNRINELKGRFDSARSNYEVEKEAKIASLWENDLLKRAQLQDELKALRSQLKSLRNDRIALLNEAIGIAKSLGIQRPTTPFSLGESGNAGASSVMRTEVNNQQVPLFFMGVEALNAELVALKQRKSDDFTDPRVAQIAKELQLLVSNREVEVLSARENEDIFLAGVQPLRAEMARLSSLNIDMAGLKLVTVDQQALEPLVAASPNRLLVVLLGLLGGAVLALCIALLRYAIAASRDKAKEGSPGSPVPRLNANVCIDELPAQQHAIQPIQK; this is translated from the coding sequence GTGAGTAGTAGCTTTCGCGCCCCCCCTGTACGGTCCTCCGACGAAATAGATTTCGTTGCGCTTTCTAAATTTCTCTCGCGTCAAAAAAAGCTTTTGCTTTTTATCACCTTGGGGTGCGGGCTGATCGCAGTATGCTATGCATTTTTGGCAACACCCACGTATAAAATCAGTGCAGTATTGCGTCCTGCAGCTATTAACGATTTGGATGCTTTGAACCGGTCTGAGGTTTACCAACTTCCCCCGGTTGACGCTCTTCTTAAAGTTGGTGCAGCGCTCGAGTCTTATGAAACTCGTCTTGCTTTCTTCAGAGCCAATCAAAAGCTGTTTGAACCGTTTGTGCGTCCCGGCCAAACCCTAGAGCAAAGCTTTGAGGCGTTCAACCGTAATTCGATTCATTTGATTCTTCCGGATACGGATAGGAAAAATTCGCTCACTACCTTCGTCAAGCTTGAAATGTCCTATCCGAAAGGCATCGACGGCGTCGCTATCCTTAACGGCTTTGTTGACTATGCTATCGGCATTGAGCGTGAGCAGATCTCTGCTGACCTGGACGTAATCGTCAAAAACCGAATCAATGAACTGAAAGGTAGGTTTGACTCGGCTCGCTCGAATTATGAGGTAGAAAAAGAGGCTAAAATCGCTTCTTTATGGGAAAACGATTTGCTGAAGCGCGCACAGTTGCAGGATGAGCTAAAAGCGCTTCGTTCGCAGTTGAAGTCGCTGCGCAATGATCGTATTGCTCTGCTGAATGAAGCGATTGGGATTGCCAAGTCTTTAGGTATCCAAAGGCCGACCACCCCATTTTCACTCGGTGAATCCGGTAATGCCGGCGCTAGCAGCGTGATGCGCACCGAAGTCAATAATCAACAAGTACCCCTGTTTTTCATGGGGGTAGAAGCACTTAACGCTGAGCTGGTAGCACTGAAGCAACGAAAATCCGATGACTTCACTGACCCTCGTGTCGCTCAGATAGCCAAGGAGCTTCAGCTACTGGTGTCTAATCGCGAGGTGGAAGTGCTGAGCGCACGTGAAAATGAGGATATCTTTCTCGCGGGCGTTCAACCATTGCGCGCGGAAATGGCCCGTTTGAGTAGCCTGAATATTGATATGGCAGGCCTGAAGTTAGTGACTGTCGACCAGCAGGCCCTTGAGCCGTTGGTGGCGGCTAGCCCAAATCGTCTGCTTGTCGTGCTGCTTGGCTTGTTGGGTGGGGCCGTGCTCGCATTGTGCATCGCGCTATTACGGTATGCCATTGCTGCAAGTCGCGACAAAGCAAAAGAGGGGAGTCCTGGCTCCCCGGTTCCACGCCTGAATGCGAATGTATGTATCGATGAGCTGCCTGCTCAACAGCACGCGATACAGCCCATACAGAAGTAA
- a CDS encoding PEP/pyruvate-binding domain-containing protein, whose amino-acid sequence MQSAVIFLGAGRPFQGDEHAALRNASGHTRVIDWLLHATTSRSSDVHFVGGYKVDSIKERYPDFNYWINTDWQETQSAYSFLQVDLTDKTKSLVSYSDILFRRSLIDTMVESQADISVAVDSHWRTRYAGRTRSDLDRSEKVCLFGHTITRLGPDIPSSTASAEFVGCVHFGPRAVQYLQASKIDLQQRFQKGHLSDLVEALRCQGMNVQAVDVQGDWAELNEPQDLAHFVLGTKAQTLRRLRRMVKLSRIEDQVSFTVAQWWKIADSLTGTIQHEFPDRYLVIRSSALSEDGFVNSNAGAYTSLLNIDGRDSIRLKEAIEHVISSYSDANPDNQVLVQPMLEQVLASGVVFTRSLSSGAPYYIVNYDDTSGSTESITSGSSQDHKTLLMRRDAVAHSPNIPEHLRGLLPALREIESLLSYDSLDIEFAITADAGLHILQVRPIAVDHSKWDGNDQDILKRLDDARELFNQLQQPAPFVVGKRGLFGIMPDWNPAEIIGTKPNLLSASLYQYLIMDETWATQRAEYGYRDVRPQPLLISFAGHPYVDIRASFNSFVPKCLDDALAGRLVDFYLSSLKRQPHLHDKVEFDVVPTCFALDFDRWHQRLTTHGGFTDSEIEQLRAALRDISQNALTRSHQDRTTIDALERRFAHLASPTIPPLEQVWTLLHDCRRYGALPFAHLARSAFIAVTFLRSAVSTRVLTEAEMDDFLGSIRTVSHELTHDALSCSKGEMRNEDFVQKYGHLRPGTYDINSLSYREDPERYLTPIVESAVSQPSTPRVDGQLWHQARHRLTNALNEQGIVCSSEELETFLREAIEGREYAKFAFTRNLSLALDTLVSWAEPLGISREELAYMDIHTLMGLRNTTLPPEQLSQFIRAKADRGRAEHEQIQVIELPPLLCSAEDFNVFLYPATQPNFVGAGIVSGICVDLSQGTDEQDLTGKIAMIPQADPGYDWVFGRQIAGLITMYGGANSHMAIRAAEFGLPAALGVGETQYRTLAAAHSLELDAGNRMIRVIR is encoded by the coding sequence ATGCAGTCAGCCGTAATTTTTCTCGGGGCAGGAAGGCCTTTCCAAGGCGACGAGCACGCTGCCTTGCGCAACGCCTCGGGCCACACACGCGTGATCGACTGGCTGCTCCACGCCACGACGTCACGTTCGTCGGATGTTCATTTTGTGGGTGGCTATAAGGTCGACTCGATCAAGGAGCGATACCCGGACTTCAACTATTGGATCAACACGGACTGGCAGGAAACTCAATCTGCCTATTCATTTCTGCAAGTTGACCTGACAGATAAAACCAAGAGCCTGGTTTCCTACTCCGACATCCTGTTTCGTCGCAGCCTGATTGATACCATGGTCGAGTCGCAGGCCGATATCAGTGTTGCAGTCGACAGCCATTGGCGCACCCGATACGCTGGTCGTACGCGTTCGGACCTGGATCGCAGCGAGAAAGTCTGTCTTTTCGGACACACAATCACAAGACTCGGACCTGACATCCCGTCCAGTACCGCCTCGGCGGAATTCGTCGGATGCGTGCATTTCGGCCCGCGAGCAGTCCAATACCTACAAGCGTCCAAAATTGACTTGCAGCAGCGCTTCCAAAAGGGCCACCTTTCTGACCTCGTCGAGGCGTTACGCTGCCAAGGCATGAACGTACAAGCGGTTGACGTTCAAGGCGACTGGGCCGAACTCAATGAGCCTCAGGATCTGGCGCATTTTGTATTGGGTACTAAAGCGCAGACGCTTCGCCGCCTGCGCAGAATGGTCAAACTGAGTCGAATTGAAGATCAGGTCAGTTTCACGGTAGCTCAATGGTGGAAAATCGCGGACTCACTGACAGGTACTATCCAACATGAGTTTCCGGATCGATATTTGGTTATCCGCAGCAGTGCGCTTTCCGAGGACGGATTTGTCAACTCCAATGCTGGCGCCTACACCAGCCTGTTAAATATCGATGGCCGTGACTCGATACGCCTGAAAGAGGCGATAGAACATGTTATTTCCTCTTACAGCGATGCAAACCCTGACAATCAGGTGCTGGTTCAACCCATGCTGGAACAGGTGCTCGCAAGCGGTGTCGTGTTTACTCGCAGCTTGAGCAGCGGCGCCCCCTACTACATTGTTAACTACGATGACACCAGCGGCAGTACCGAATCAATTACCAGTGGGTCGAGCCAGGATCACAAGACACTGCTGATGAGGCGTGATGCTGTCGCGCACAGCCCTAACATCCCAGAACATTTGCGAGGCCTGCTCCCTGCACTGCGGGAAATTGAATCCTTGCTGAGCTATGACTCTCTGGACATCGAGTTTGCGATCACCGCAGATGCTGGACTTCACATTCTGCAAGTCCGCCCAATAGCAGTCGACCATTCCAAATGGGACGGCAATGACCAAGATATCTTGAAGCGCTTGGATGATGCCCGCGAGCTTTTCAACCAGTTGCAGCAACCAGCACCGTTCGTCGTGGGGAAAAGGGGCCTGTTCGGGATCATGCCGGACTGGAATCCCGCTGAAATTATTGGTACCAAGCCAAACCTTCTGTCTGCCAGCCTTTACCAATATCTGATCATGGATGAGACATGGGCTACTCAGCGCGCCGAGTACGGATACCGTGATGTGCGCCCCCAACCACTATTGATCAGTTTCGCTGGCCACCCTTACGTTGATATCCGCGCGAGCTTTAACTCATTTGTTCCCAAGTGCCTTGATGATGCACTGGCCGGCCGCCTAGTTGACTTTTATCTGTCTTCGCTGAAGCGCCAACCCCATCTTCACGACAAGGTAGAGTTTGATGTTGTTCCGACCTGCTTTGCTCTGGACTTTGACCGTTGGCATCAACGCCTGACCACGCACGGAGGGTTTACTGACAGCGAGATCGAGCAACTCCGCGCCGCCCTGAGGGACATAAGCCAGAACGCACTTACGCGCAGTCACCAGGATCGTACCACTATAGATGCGCTTGAACGCCGCTTCGCTCATCTTGCCTCGCCCACCATCCCCCCCCTAGAGCAAGTCTGGACACTGTTGCACGACTGCCGTCGGTACGGCGCCCTGCCATTTGCGCATTTGGCGCGCAGTGCTTTTATCGCCGTTACGTTCCTGCGCTCCGCTGTAAGTACCCGTGTCTTGACCGAGGCCGAAATGGACGATTTCCTGGGCTCCATTCGGACCGTCAGCCACGAATTGACCCATGATGCCTTGAGCTGCTCCAAAGGCGAGATGCGTAATGAAGACTTTGTACAGAAGTACGGTCACCTGCGCCCGGGCACCTATGACATCAACTCACTGAGCTATCGGGAAGACCCCGAGCGCTACCTGACACCTATCGTCGAGAGTGCGGTATCGCAACCTTCGACGCCCAGGGTTGACGGCCAACTATGGCATCAGGCACGGCACCGATTGACTAACGCCCTGAACGAACAGGGCATTGTCTGTAGTAGCGAAGAGCTGGAGACTTTTTTAAGAGAAGCCATCGAAGGACGCGAATACGCCAAGTTTGCGTTCACACGCAATCTTTCGCTAGCGCTTGATACGCTTGTAAGCTGGGCAGAGCCGCTGGGAATTTCACGCGAAGAGCTAGCCTACATGGACATCCACACGCTCATGGGGTTGAGAAATACAACACTTCCCCCTGAACAGCTCAGTCAGTTCATACGCGCAAAAGCCGATAGAGGCAGGGCAGAACATGAGCAAATACAGGTGATAGAGCTACCGCCCTTGCTGTGCTCCGCTGAGGACTTCAACGTATTCCTGTATCCGGCGACACAACCCAACTTCGTTGGCGCGGGCATAGTAAGCGGCATTTGCGTGGATCTGAGCCAAGGCACAGATGAGCAAGACCTTACCGGCAAAATCGCGATGATTCCACAGGCAGACCCCGGTTATGATTGGGTATTTGGTCGACAGATTGCGGGGCTGATTACCATGTATGGTGGTGCAAACTCGCACATGGCCATCCGCGCGGCGGAGTTTGGCCTACCCGCCGCACTAGGGGTTGGCGAGACACAGTATCGCACCCTGGCCGCCGCACACAGCCTCGAACTGGATGCAGGCAATCGCATGATTCGGGTGATCCGGTAA
- a CDS encoding phosphocholine cytidylyltransferase family protein, whose product MRVIILAAGQGTRLRPFTDDRPKCLVELNGRPLLHRQLEVLRAAGLTEIALVGGYRADCLEGQGVEVLHNPHFATTNMVSTLFCAQDWMVDGEDLLIAYGDIVYELSVLESLLATDAPLAISVDREWRRYWEIRMENPLSDAETLKLNSHNCITELGKKPTSYSDVQGQYMGLIKVKGNCVKAFRNAWHNLDRTVLRDGKDFDNMYMTTFLQHLIDTGWTARAAFTENGWLEVDTVEDLNQYHGLHLSGRLSTFIQLRD is encoded by the coding sequence ATGCGTGTAATTATTCTGGCGGCAGGTCAAGGCACTAGATTACGCCCTTTTACCGATGATAGGCCCAAGTGCCTCGTCGAGTTGAACGGTCGCCCTCTGCTGCATCGCCAACTGGAGGTGTTAAGAGCTGCGGGCTTGACTGAAATTGCGCTCGTTGGCGGATATCGTGCTGACTGCCTCGAAGGTCAAGGCGTCGAAGTACTCCACAACCCCCACTTTGCCACTACGAATATGGTCTCCACCCTTTTTTGCGCGCAGGACTGGATGGTTGACGGGGAAGATCTGCTGATTGCCTACGGCGATATCGTCTATGAGCTGTCGGTGCTTGAAAGCCTGCTGGCGACCGACGCTCCGCTCGCCATTTCAGTGGATCGAGAGTGGCGCCGATATTGGGAGATCCGCATGGAAAACCCTCTATCTGATGCCGAAACCCTAAAGCTCAATAGTCATAACTGCATCACCGAGCTAGGCAAAAAACCGACGAGCTATAGTGACGTCCAAGGACAGTACATGGGCTTGATCAAAGTGAAGGGCAATTGCGTAAAAGCATTTAGAAATGCCTGGCACAACCTAGACCGCACGGTTCTGCGAGACGGCAAGGATTTCGACAACATGTATATGACAACGTTTCTGCAGCATCTCATTGATACAGGGTGGACTGCCCGGGCTGCATTCACGGAGAACGGTTGGCTGGAGGTCGATACCGTTGAAGACCTGAATCAATATCATGGCCTACATCTCAGCGGACGCCTTAGCACATTTATCCAGCTTAGGGACTGA
- the ihfB gene encoding integration host factor subunit beta has protein sequence MTKSELIERIVTHQGLLSSKDVELAIKTMLEQMSQCLATGDRIEIRGFGSFSLHYRAPRVGRNPKTGQSVSLDGKFVPHFKPGKELRDRVNEEEEEGV, from the coding sequence ATGACGAAGTCGGAGTTGATCGAACGAATTGTCACCCATCAAGGGCTGCTCTCATCCAAGGATGTTGAGCTGGCTATCAAGACCATGCTCGAGCAAATGTCCCAGTGCCTGGCGACCGGGGATCGGATTGAGATCCGTGGGTTTGGCAGCTTCTCCTTGCACTATCGTGCACCCCGTGTAGGTCGTAATCCAAAGACCGGCCAGTCCGTCAGCCTTGACGGCAAATTCGTACCTCACTTCAAGCCGGGCAAGGAATTGCGCGACCGGGTGAACGAAGAAGAGGAAGAAGGCGTCTGA
- a CDS encoding YidC/Oxa1 family membrane protein insertase has product MPSLIKVIQHYWLCCFLVLLTQVAQATDQPSPSLSNTNMQLDFNLLTGAVQHWLLPQLHGASSHAQDMAAPKGELFLLSGELDGRPLSEWQQLAGGWKVVEQQPDVIVLGLESSDLPFSIRKTWRLLENQWRVEFALDLDLKSLKKNPANHLTLQVGPGIGETPAKGLGMGQSIYSFTELVYRDAEGTGTLRLNDTDFPNGYVSNKASHWSWVGLQSRYLALIMAPSNDLTKRATWHASIPQTSDVEAEHASFQTSVSILLPIGEPGSQSVQSYQWSVFGGGKAYSALTAQTPDLDGLLFSGLWDWMRWLSLAIMHLLHFIQQIVGSWGIAIILLAALVRLAVFPIAKNAILAQKKFAAIQERLRPELQDIRKNYKGGEQSERILQLYEQHNVSPLAGLKPLLIVLIQVPVFISLYHLLGQTFELRDASFLWMKTLAEPDQLFSLGVDLPLFGSYFNLLPVLMSLTTILSIKLNPTVSPEGTSSLRQSLTTGLMGLFFFLLFYSFPSGMVLYWTVANILQVAHQKIAKVA; this is encoded by the coding sequence ATGCCATCACTTATAAAAGTTATTCAACACTATTGGCTTTGCTGCTTTCTGGTATTGCTTACTCAAGTGGCGCAGGCAACAGACCAGCCGTCCCCCTCGCTTTCAAATACAAATATGCAGTTGGACTTCAACTTATTAACAGGTGCCGTCCAGCATTGGTTACTTCCACAGCTGCACGGTGCATCCAGTCACGCCCAAGACATGGCAGCCCCTAAGGGAGAGTTGTTCTTGCTGAGTGGAGAGCTTGATGGCCGGCCGTTGAGCGAATGGCAGCAACTCGCTGGCGGATGGAAGGTAGTGGAACAACAACCAGACGTCATAGTACTTGGCCTGGAGAGTTCTGATTTACCCTTCAGCATCAGGAAGACGTGGCGCCTGCTGGAAAACCAATGGCGTGTCGAGTTCGCGCTCGACCTTGACCTCAAGAGCCTGAAAAAAAACCCGGCCAATCACCTGACCCTCCAAGTCGGACCCGGCATAGGAGAAACTCCCGCCAAAGGCCTAGGAATGGGGCAGAGTATTTATTCGTTCACTGAATTGGTTTATCGCGACGCAGAGGGCACTGGAACACTTCGGTTAAACGATACCGACTTCCCAAACGGATACGTATCTAATAAAGCGAGCCATTGGAGCTGGGTAGGCCTTCAAAGCCGTTACCTAGCCCTGATTATGGCGCCCTCCAACGATCTCACGAAGCGCGCAACCTGGCATGCCAGCATTCCGCAAACGTCGGACGTAGAGGCGGAGCATGCCTCATTCCAAACCTCCGTGAGCATTCTTCTACCTATTGGGGAGCCGGGAAGCCAATCCGTGCAATCCTATCAATGGTCGGTATTTGGAGGCGGCAAAGCGTACTCGGCGCTTACCGCTCAAACACCCGATCTAGACGGATTACTGTTTTCCGGATTGTGGGATTGGATGCGATGGTTGAGCTTGGCCATCATGCATCTACTGCACTTCATTCAGCAAATAGTCGGCAGCTGGGGCATTGCGATTATCCTGCTGGCAGCACTCGTACGCTTAGCAGTTTTCCCAATTGCCAAGAACGCGATTCTGGCGCAGAAGAAGTTCGCGGCCATTCAGGAGCGCCTCCGGCCTGAACTGCAAGACATTCGCAAGAATTACAAAGGGGGGGAGCAAAGTGAAAGAATTCTTCAACTGTACGAACAGCATAACGTCAGCCCCTTGGCAGGATTGAAACCACTTTTGATCGTGCTGATCCAAGTGCCTGTATTTATTTCTCTTTACCATTTACTGGGGCAGACATTTGAGTTAAGAGACGCTTCTTTTCTATGGATGAAAACATTGGCTGAGCCCGATCAGTTATTTTCACTGGGCGTAGACCTGCCTCTATTTGGCTCTTATTTCAACTTACTACCCGTGCTGATGTCTCTTACGACGATACTGAGCATAAAGCTAAATCCAACAGTCTCTCCCGAAGGAACATCATCGCTGCGCCAAAGCCTCACTACCGGACTGATGGGACTGTTTTTTTTCCTGCTGTTTTACTCCTTCCCTTCTGGAATGGTGCTGTACTGGACGGTTGCCAATATCCTGCAAGTCGCCCATCAAAAAATAGCGAAGGTAGCCTGA